In Myxococcales bacterium, the following proteins share a genomic window:
- a CDS encoding XRE family transcriptional regulator — protein MSPEDVKALRKELSCSIGELARALEVEAKLVVQWESGALFPTKRHVERMKALELGGPGKMPRIARSKAASTTGLARLADPKLWEIVQKLAAHPAFFEQVAKLAEAEPDPQDE, from the coding sequence GTGTCCCCCGAAGACGTCAAGGCGCTACGCAAGGAGCTCAGCTGCTCGATTGGGGAGCTCGCCCGCGCCCTGGAGGTCGAGGCCAAGCTCGTGGTGCAGTGGGAATCCGGGGCGCTTTTTCCAACCAAGCGCCACGTCGAGCGGATGAAGGCGCTTGAGCTCGGCGGCCCGGGGAAGATGCCCAGGATCGCTCGGAGCAAGGCCGCGAGCACGACGGGGCTTGCACGCCTGGCAGATCCGAAGCTCTGGGAAATCGTGCAGAAGCTCGCGGCACACCCGGCATTCTTCGAGCAGGTGGCAAAGCTCGCGGAAGCGGAGCCCGATCCGCAAGACGAGTGA
- a CDS encoding lamin tail domain-containing protein — MSRFHLTLPDGAALEDTLLVRGELSEYHLRKIRDRNLPGTLVARLVPVLSWDTPDESVVAPTSALVPTEHYSVAHPDRGLLAVFEIEADGAAPLTRIWPPKLPQGLGASAEFCLFCGAGVVDFGTSPTLVSFDPAGPAAWAMRELVPVLGSDFCVALVADSPVSSARPLLPPIEVFGRVLEPTLILAGDSPAPLPVSCGAAELQFGPGCVELEDDRAWVRGPDVPTLWRVSGGSLEVLGSVPPDGRLTLRGLAPASHSTLAVSVRTSAGELFAGAISVTTGPPRPHVVINEVYADPLGAEPAQEWVELYNDGLAAAELGTLRLRDSGGETALPPYLLAPGEFAILAREDYVATLGADVVPPATTTILRVAALGKNGLSNSGEPLELVDPAGERLSWFPAVPKPKAGVSVARRRPDSRADDPTGFAHHAPPGSSPGAANLVSD; from the coding sequence GTGTCGCGCTTCCATCTGACTCTACCGGATGGTGCGGCCCTCGAGGACACGTTGCTCGTGCGCGGTGAGCTGAGTGAGTACCACCTGCGGAAGATCCGCGATCGCAACTTGCCGGGCACGCTCGTGGCGCGGCTGGTTCCGGTGTTGTCCTGGGACACCCCGGATGAAAGTGTGGTCGCGCCCACTTCCGCGCTCGTGCCGACGGAGCACTACAGCGTTGCCCACCCGGACCGCGGTTTGCTTGCAGTGTTCGAGATCGAAGCCGATGGAGCCGCGCCGCTCACGCGCATCTGGCCGCCGAAGTTGCCGCAGGGGTTGGGCGCTTCGGCGGAGTTTTGTCTGTTCTGTGGCGCGGGGGTGGTGGACTTTGGCACGTCGCCGACGCTCGTGTCCTTCGACCCCGCGGGGCCGGCTGCGTGGGCCATGCGCGAGCTGGTCCCGGTGCTGGGTTCCGATTTCTGCGTCGCGCTCGTGGCTGATTCACCGGTCTCATCAGCGCGTCCGCTGTTGCCGCCGATCGAGGTCTTTGGTCGAGTCCTCGAACCGACGCTGATCCTCGCAGGGGACAGCCCCGCGCCCCTGCCGGTCAGCTGCGGGGCCGCAGAGCTCCAATTTGGCCCCGGTTGCGTCGAGCTCGAGGACGATCGCGCCTGGGTGCGAGGGCCGGACGTTCCGACGTTGTGGCGGGTGTCCGGCGGCTCGCTCGAAGTACTCGGGTCGGTGCCGCCGGATGGCAGGCTCACGCTCCGCGGGCTGGCCCCAGCGTCGCACTCGACCCTCGCGGTGTCCGTGCGGACGAGCGCGGGCGAGCTCTTTGCCGGCGCGATCTCCGTGACCACCGGACCCCCCCGGCCGCACGTGGTCATCAACGAAGTGTACGCCGACCCGCTGGGCGCTGAGCCCGCACAGGAATGGGTCGAGCTCTACAATGACGGGCTCGCTGCCGCCGAGCTCGGCACGCTCCGCTTGCGTGACTCGGGTGGTGAGACGGCGCTGCCTCCGTATCTCCTCGCTCCTGGCGAGTTCGCGATCCTGGCGCGGGAGGACTACGTCGCGACGCTGGGGGCCGATGTCGTGCCGCCGGCGACGACGACGATTCTCCGGGTTGCCGCTCTGGGAAAGAACGGCCTGTCGAACAGCGGTGAACCCCTCGAGCTCGTGGACCCAGCTGGCGAGCGACTCAGCTGGTTCCCCGCCGTGCCCAAACCGAAGGCCGGAGTCAGTGTGGCGCGGCGCCGGCCGGACAGTCGGGCCGATGACCCCACGGGTTTTGCACATCACGCACCGCCCGGCTCGTCGCCGGGCGCGGCCAACCTGGTTTCCGACTGA
- a CDS encoding TldD/PmbA family protein, which yields MQLASELVERARGLGADVAEATARAGWELSTKVRLGEAELVEEAGHRGVSLRVIRNQRVAVTSTSDLSKPGLERCVSDALMLAELSEPDPFAGPADPAELGSPPFPELDLYDESVEKVMADVALERATRAERAALDFDPRMTLSEGATFSRTTGASARVISTGFTGTLRGSYASLVVSPVVEDEGGKRRRGYYWSARRHLAEMDDDAEVGREAARRTLAKLGARKVPTAEAPIVFDPDVARSIIGTFAGCIMGGAIWRKSSYLVEREGTEVASELVNLVDDPLIQKAPGSRPYDGEGLTSRRNVVVEAGQLRTYLLDSYSARKLGRKSTASAAVSGGSITSSTSNFILSPGPLSREEIIASTKRGLYVTEMMGFGFNAITGDFSRGAAGFWIEDGKLAFPVSEVTISSNLDTMLKNIDAVGDDLDLKTSTAAPTFRISKMTIAGT from the coding sequence GTGCAGTTGGCGTCCGAGCTGGTCGAGCGCGCGCGCGGTCTGGGCGCCGACGTGGCGGAGGCCACCGCACGCGCGGGCTGGGAGCTGAGCACGAAGGTCCGCCTGGGCGAGGCCGAGCTGGTCGAAGAGGCCGGACACCGCGGCGTCTCGCTGCGAGTCATCCGCAATCAGCGCGTCGCCGTCACGTCGACCAGTGATCTCTCGAAACCGGGCCTCGAGCGCTGCGTGAGCGACGCTTTGATGCTCGCAGAGCTCTCGGAACCCGACCCCTTCGCGGGTCCGGCGGATCCGGCCGAGCTCGGCTCTCCGCCCTTTCCCGAGCTCGATCTGTACGACGAATCCGTCGAGAAGGTCATGGCGGACGTCGCGCTCGAGCGTGCCACACGGGCCGAGCGCGCCGCCCTCGATTTCGATCCGCGCATGACGCTGAGTGAGGGCGCGACCTTCTCTCGTACCACCGGCGCGAGCGCACGGGTCATCTCAACCGGGTTCACCGGAACCCTGCGCGGGTCGTACGCCTCGCTGGTGGTCTCGCCAGTCGTCGAAGACGAAGGCGGCAAGCGCCGCCGTGGATACTACTGGAGCGCCCGGCGCCACCTCGCGGAGATGGACGACGATGCCGAGGTCGGACGCGAGGCCGCGCGACGCACACTCGCCAAGCTCGGAGCACGCAAGGTCCCGACTGCCGAGGCGCCGATTGTGTTCGATCCCGATGTCGCACGCTCGATCATCGGGACGTTCGCCGGCTGCATCATGGGCGGCGCCATTTGGCGCAAGTCCAGCTACCTGGTCGAGCGAGAGGGCACGGAGGTCGCGAGCGAGCTGGTGAATCTGGTCGATGACCCGTTGATCCAGAAAGCCCCGGGCTCACGCCCGTACGACGGCGAGGGGCTCACTTCCCGACGCAACGTCGTCGTGGAGGCGGGCCAGCTCCGCACGTACCTGCTCGACTCCTACTCGGCGCGCAAGCTCGGAAGAAAGAGCACCGCCAGCGCAGCGGTCTCCGGCGGCTCCATCACCTCGAGCACTTCGAACTTCATCTTGTCGCCCGGCCCTCTCAGCCGTGAAGAGATCATCGCGAGCACGAAGCGCGGGCTCTACGTCACCGAGATGATGGGCTTCGGCTTCAACGCCATCACCGGTGATTTTTCCCGCGGCGCCGCCGGTTTCTGGATCGAAGATGGCAAGCTCGCGTTTCCCGTGAGTGAGGTCACGATTTCTTCGAACCTGGACACGATGCTGAAGAACATCGACGCGGTCGGCGACGATCTCGACCTGAAGACCAGCACTGCTGCGCCGACATTCCGGATCTCCAAGATGACGATCGCCGGCACCTGA
- the larB gene encoding nickel pincer cofactor biosynthesis protein LarB produces the protein MDPDRLKALLERVQAGETDVQAAIGELEHLPYADLGYARVDHHRALRMGMPEVVLGQSKTPEQIAGIARRLISVGQNVLITRVDPEKVGEVRALVPELGHAAVARVLTHEREPIVPRAGRPVAVVTAGTSDLPVAEEAAETLRMAGIPFERVFDVGVAGIHRIFGELPALREAPAVIVVAGMEGALPSVVGGLIRSPIVAVPTSVGYGVALGGMTALFGMLTGCASGVTVVNIDNGFGAAMAVLRIVQAGERGNG, from the coding sequence ATGGACCCCGATCGACTGAAGGCCTTGCTCGAGCGCGTCCAGGCGGGAGAGACCGACGTCCAGGCCGCGATCGGTGAGCTCGAACACCTGCCGTATGCGGACCTCGGCTACGCCCGCGTCGATCACCACCGCGCGCTGCGAATGGGGATGCCGGAGGTCGTGCTTGGCCAGTCCAAGACCCCCGAGCAGATCGCCGGCATCGCCCGCAGGCTGATCTCCGTCGGGCAGAACGTGCTGATCACCCGGGTGGACCCCGAGAAGGTGGGCGAGGTGCGGGCGCTGGTTCCCGAGCTCGGTCACGCGGCGGTGGCCCGGGTCCTCACTCACGAGCGAGAGCCGATCGTGCCGCGAGCGGGTCGCCCGGTCGCGGTCGTCACGGCGGGGACGAGTGATCTCCCCGTCGCGGAGGAGGCAGCGGAGACGCTGCGCATGGCGGGGATCCCGTTCGAGCGGGTGTTCGACGTCGGTGTTGCCGGCATCCACCGGATCTTCGGCGAGCTGCCGGCGCTCCGCGAGGCTCCCGCGGTGATCGTGGTGGCGGGGATGGAGGGTGCGCTGCCGAGTGTCGTGGGTGGCTTGATCCGATCGCCGATCGTGGCGGTGCCCACCTCCGTGGGTTACGGCGTCGCGCTGGGTGGGATGACGGCGCTGTTCGGCATGCTGACCGGGTGTGCGTCCGGCGTAACCGTCGTCAATATCGACAACGGGTTCGGTGCGGCGATGGCGGTGCTGCGCATCGTCCAGGCCGGCGAGCGGGGCAACGGATGA
- the larC gene encoding nickel pincer cofactor biosynthesis protein LarC translates to MSGHGHGHGHGHGHGHGHGHGHGEEHGHGHGEEHGEEHGEAERGALAEGAGIGKTLFFDAFSGVAGDMTIAALVDLGVPLEVVVDAVACLGIAGIQIAAPTRMAGAIGARQLELRFEAASGERSYSEIEQLITGSSLDVRVKTLSLRIFRRLAEAEARVHRISVDKVHFHEVGALDAIVDVVGAAACLVHLGATVVSTPLPMGRGTVTCRHGVLPLPAPATVECLAGVPTYDAGIDAELVTPTGAAIIGAVAERFARWPEMTPERIGWGRGTMDLPDRPNALRVVLGSPVVRAPAELGHVLVECNVDDMTGELAAHTISALLSAGARDAWAVPITMKKGRPGLTLSALADRGAETRIAEVLLRETSTIGVRWTDADRLERPRRMLEVQTRFGKIPVKISEGPYGPPQIKPEFDACVRAAQAAGTPVREVIAEAFALASRAVS, encoded by the coding sequence ATGAGCGGGCACGGGCACGGGCACGGGCACGGGCACGGGCACGGGCACGGGCACGGGCACGGGCACGGGGAAGAGCACGGGCACGGGCACGGGGAAGAGCACGGGGAAGAGCACGGGGAAGCAGAGCGGGGAGCCCTGGCGGAGGGGGCGGGGATTGGCAAGACGCTGTTCTTCGATGCGTTCTCGGGCGTCGCCGGCGACATGACCATTGCGGCGCTCGTTGATCTCGGAGTGCCGCTGGAGGTCGTGGTCGATGCGGTCGCATGCCTCGGTATCGCCGGGATCCAGATCGCGGCGCCCACTCGCATGGCAGGTGCGATCGGCGCTCGACAGCTCGAGCTGCGCTTCGAGGCTGCAAGCGGAGAGCGAAGTTACTCCGAAATCGAGCAGCTCATCACCGGGTCGAGCCTCGATGTGCGAGTGAAGACCCTGTCGCTCCGCATTTTCCGCCGCCTGGCTGAGGCCGAAGCCCGCGTTCACCGCATCTCCGTCGACAAGGTCCACTTTCACGAGGTCGGTGCCCTCGACGCCATCGTCGACGTCGTGGGGGCGGCGGCCTGCCTCGTCCATCTGGGCGCGACGGTCGTGTCGACTCCGCTGCCCATGGGACGAGGAACCGTGACTTGTCGGCACGGAGTGTTGCCGCTGCCCGCGCCGGCCACGGTTGAGTGCCTGGCGGGGGTCCCGACCTACGACGCAGGCATCGACGCCGAGCTCGTCACTCCGACAGGCGCCGCGATCATCGGCGCCGTGGCCGAGCGTTTTGCTCGCTGGCCCGAGATGACGCCGGAGCGCATTGGTTGGGGTCGCGGCACGATGGACTTGCCGGATCGCCCCAACGCGCTGCGCGTCGTGCTCGGCTCGCCAGTCGTCCGGGCGCCCGCAGAGCTCGGTCACGTACTCGTGGAGTGTAACGTCGACGACATGACCGGCGAGCTCGCGGCCCACACCATCAGCGCGCTGCTCAGCGCCGGGGCGCGGGATGCGTGGGCGGTTCCCATCACGATGAAAAAAGGGCGACCCGGCTTGACCCTGTCGGCGTTGGCCGATCGCGGCGCCGAGACGCGCATCGCGGAGGTCCTCTTGCGCGAGACCAGCACCATCGGAGTGCGCTGGACGGATGCCGACCGACTCGAGCGCCCGCGCCGTATGCTGGAGGTGCAGACCCGCTTCGGAAAAATCCCGGTGAAGATCTCCGAAGGCCCCTACGGGCCGCCGCAGATCAAGCCGGAGTTCGACGCGTGTGTGCGCGCGGCGCAGGCAGCCGGCACCCCCGTCCGCGAGGTCATCGCGGAGGCCTTCGCTCTGGCCAGTCGCGCGGTGTCCTGA
- the trxA gene encoding thioredoxin codes for MALKAVTEKNFEQEVMASELPVLLEFGAEWCGPCKVVAPELEALARELEGKAKVVSVDIDKAPALAREMGVQSVPTFVVFHQGRPADGRVGALKKAQLREMIEPFLPRAAGALKPEEVAALLARREVSPVDTRELAAFARAHVPGAVHMPLEEIRTRLAELHMLPGAPVLYCRAGDKTKELARELAEQGVPVHFLDGGLLGWEASSLPIERPD; via the coding sequence ATGGCCCTGAAAGCGGTTACCGAGAAGAACTTCGAGCAAGAGGTGATGGCGAGCGAGCTGCCGGTCTTGCTCGAATTTGGCGCCGAGTGGTGCGGGCCCTGCAAGGTCGTCGCCCCCGAGCTAGAGGCGCTGGCCCGAGAGCTCGAAGGCAAGGCCAAGGTCGTGAGCGTCGACATCGACAAGGCTCCCGCACTGGCACGAGAGATGGGGGTGCAGTCGGTGCCCACGTTCGTCGTCTTTCATCAGGGTCGCCCCGCCGACGGTCGTGTCGGCGCCCTCAAGAAGGCGCAGCTCCGGGAGATGATCGAGCCGTTCCTGCCCCGTGCAGCGGGGGCGCTCAAACCCGAAGAGGTCGCCGCGCTCTTGGCGCGCCGCGAGGTGAGCCCGGTCGACACGCGGGAGCTCGCAGCGTTCGCTCGCGCGCACGTACCGGGGGCGGTCCACATGCCGCTCGAGGAGATCCGCACTCGCTTGGCCGAGCTTCACATGCTGCCTGGCGCGCCCGTGCTCTACTGCCGCGCCGGCGACAAGACCAAGGAGCTGGCGAGAGAGCTCGCCGAGCAGGGTGTGCCCGTGCATTTCCTGGACGGGGGGCTGCTCGGCTGGGAGGCGTCCTCACTCCCCATCGAACGCCCGGACTGA
- a CDS encoding ABC transporter permease gives MMTRARLPVRIAALVLGLLGLVAVFADVIASEAPLLARDSTGFRVLPGITHSASRASGERAQSAEQGWAIWAPVRAGTAPSSAAPEGAPPVRHFLGVDAQGRDVLAVTIHGARSVVLTTLGVLALALFFGVPLGAFAGRDNVADGLLSRLVELTGALPSLVLLAALHAGGITPSWGGVVLVLGALRAVEVARLVRGEVLRVSGTEFVLAARALGASGSGVVIRHVMPHVWGPVIVNAAFGATAVVSLEAALSFVGIGLPADVPSWGQLLGQFSGGGLSASVLAPVIGIVVTTASLYVVADALDDHVSARRQAPSRV, from the coding sequence ATGATGACGCGCGCGCGACTGCCCGTGCGAATCGCCGCACTGGTCTTGGGGCTGCTCGGCCTCGTGGCGGTGTTTGCCGACGTCATTGCATCGGAGGCGCCGCTCCTGGCCCGAGACAGCACGGGCTTTCGGGTGCTGCCCGGCATCACCCACTCCGCGAGCCGGGCCAGTGGCGAGCGGGCGCAGAGCGCCGAGCAGGGTTGGGCGATCTGGGCGCCCGTGCGCGCCGGCACCGCTCCGAGCAGCGCGGCGCCGGAGGGAGCGCCCCCGGTTCGACATTTCCTCGGAGTGGATGCCCAGGGCCGCGACGTGCTCGCCGTCACGATTCACGGCGCGCGCAGCGTGGTCCTGACCACCCTGGGAGTCCTCGCGCTCGCGCTCTTTTTCGGCGTACCGCTCGGCGCCTTCGCCGGACGGGACAACGTCGCAGACGGGCTGCTCAGCCGACTCGTCGAGCTCACCGGTGCGCTACCCTCGTTGGTGCTCTTGGCGGCTCTCCACGCCGGCGGCATCACTCCGAGCTGGGGCGGCGTCGTGCTCGTGCTCGGTGCGCTTCGCGCTGTGGAGGTCGCGCGCCTGGTCCGCGGCGAAGTGCTGCGCGTCAGCGGGACCGAATTCGTCTTGGCGGCGCGCGCGCTCGGGGCCTCCGGCAGCGGCGTGGTCATCCGGCACGTGATGCCGCATGTCTGGGGGCCGGTGATCGTCAACGCGGCGTTCGGCGCAACAGCGGTCGTGTCACTCGAGGCGGCGCTGTCGTTCGTGGGCATCGGTCTACCGGCGGACGTTCCGAGCTGGGGCCAGCTTCTGGGGCAATTCAGCGGTGGTGGCCTCTCCGCCTCGGTCCTCGCACCGGTCATTGGCATCGTGGTGACGACGGCGAGCCTCTACGTGGTCGCCGACGCCCTCGACGACCACGTCTCCGCCCGGCGCCAAGCTCCGAGCCGAGTTTGA
- a CDS encoding ABC transporter permease, producing MRHALRRILWIVPTLFLVSIAAFWVLTATPTPGGRAEAGEHGAHPFFGPHSPPRFLNPHPTSVRELTEQAMNSIASDDTRAAAARVELARLGGAALPHLLPKLDSVEPIGRGRIALALAPIGQRMNVGTPEERGSPEGAALYWSRFWQDRAIDFRPAVVKRAVGRLAEKSTAGRRQDVTELDTFALPELIDMMAPVNRQADVKRATRMAAAASRITGEPWKVPKDASVDQARAVVRTWQRWWVKHRSDYVTFDGAGRALAMVSETQYAHWATDAVQNRLGTTASDERVLDVLVRRGPLTLWLLAVGLFAGFALGMLVGVAGAARARRGVDTLTSAVAVGIAALPIAALSAWAAPAQGSGARYFTAALLMTLAAAALTSRYQRASSRVAMDQEYSRTARAFGASPWRLARWTFRASSVASISLMGAHLAQLLTVAFVIEHALGLDGLGATTLRAIVAKDLAWLMALSLVIATALALVQIASDALLAALDPRVRLGFMRKRGAAE from the coding sequence ATGCGCCACGCGCTCCGGCGGATCCTGTGGATCGTGCCGACGCTTTTTCTGGTGTCGATCGCCGCGTTCTGGGTGCTCACGGCGACGCCGACCCCGGGCGGCCGCGCGGAAGCCGGGGAGCACGGCGCACACCCGTTCTTCGGCCCCCACAGCCCCCCCCGGTTCTTGAACCCCCATCCGACGAGCGTCCGCGAGCTCACGGAGCAGGCGATGAACAGCATCGCCAGCGACGACACACGGGCGGCCGCAGCGCGCGTCGAGCTCGCGCGCCTCGGGGGAGCCGCGTTGCCCCATCTGCTCCCCAAGCTCGACTCCGTCGAGCCGATCGGTCGAGGCCGCATCGCGCTGGCCCTCGCGCCGATCGGCCAGCGCATGAACGTCGGCACGCCAGAGGAGCGCGGATCGCCCGAGGGCGCGGCCCTGTACTGGTCGCGCTTCTGGCAAGATCGAGCCATCGATTTTCGTCCCGCGGTGGTCAAACGCGCGGTGGGTCGCCTTGCGGAGAAGTCGACCGCCGGTCGCCGTCAGGACGTGACCGAGCTCGACACGTTCGCCCTCCCGGAGCTGATCGACATGATGGCGCCGGTCAATCGGCAGGCGGACGTCAAGCGCGCGACGCGCATGGCCGCCGCTGCCTCACGCATCACCGGTGAGCCGTGGAAAGTTCCCAAAGACGCCAGCGTGGACCAGGCCCGTGCGGTGGTCCGCACCTGGCAGCGCTGGTGGGTCAAGCACCGCTCCGACTACGTCACCTTCGACGGCGCCGGACGCGCGCTGGCGATGGTGAGTGAGACCCAGTACGCTCACTGGGCGACCGACGCCGTGCAGAATCGACTCGGGACCACCGCGAGCGACGAGCGCGTGCTCGACGTGCTCGTGCGGCGCGGCCCGCTCACACTCTGGTTGCTCGCCGTCGGACTTTTCGCCGGCTTCGCCCTGGGCATGCTGGTCGGGGTCGCCGGCGCGGCTCGCGCTCGCCGCGGCGTCGATACGCTGACGAGCGCGGTCGCCGTCGGGATCGCGGCGCTGCCCATCGCGGCGCTGTCCGCCTGGGCCGCTCCCGCTCAGGGCAGTGGAGCGCGATATTTCACCGCCGCCCTCTTGATGACGCTCGCGGCGGCAGCGCTGACCTCACGCTACCAGCGGGCCTCGTCGCGAGTGGCCATGGACCAGGAGTATTCTCGGACCGCTCGCGCGTTCGGTGCGAGCCCTTGGCGCCTGGCGCGTTGGACCTTTCGCGCGTCCAGCGTGGCGTCGATTTCACTGATGGGTGCGCACCTGGCCCAGCTCCTGACCGTCGCGTTCGTCATCGAACACGCGCTCGGGCTCGACGGGCTCGGGGCCACCACGCTGCGCGCGATCGTCGCCAAGGACCTGGCCTGGCTGATGGCGCTCTCCCTGGTCATCGCCACGGCCCTCGCGTTGGTGCAGATCGCGAGCGACGCGCTGCTCGCCGCGCTCGACCCACGGGTGAGGCTCGGCTTCATGCGCAAGCGAGGGGCCGCGGAATGA
- a CDS encoding Stp1/IreP family PP2C-type Ser/Thr phosphatase, which translates to MAETSSEIRLHLFGRTDVGQIREHNEDNFLVADLTRRSRSLLESDRHQIVGARGTVLGVCDGMGGAAAGEVASQLAVDIIYEKLTQGDAPLDRDDLARRLVQSVEDAGMRIFNEARADRTRRGMGTTSTVAALLDDRLFVAQVGDSRAYILRNGQLAQVTRDQSLVNQLIEAGQLTEEEAETFEHNNIILQALGTADTVQVDLTYVDLCKNDTLLLCSDGLSGMIRADEIREILHTVPDPLEACKVLTERANLAGGHDNITVIVARFDGDTLHAAKPENIVKYTKYALPDSTAEPGARASIKSVEDIAVAPLSDEAQRESRQLKVGHTLVGMTTAALEAEAAAARDAAPAAAPRHPSNPPPQFNLDDEPVLIPTTGLPPSAVGAIVVGALVAVSVIGFLLLR; encoded by the coding sequence ATGGCGGAAACTTCATCGGAAATTCGCCTGCACCTCTTCGGACGCACCGATGTCGGGCAGATCCGCGAGCACAACGAGGACAACTTCCTCGTCGCCGATCTGACGCGCCGTAGCCGGAGTCTGCTCGAGTCCGACCGGCACCAGATCGTTGGTGCGCGCGGCACGGTGCTGGGCGTGTGCGACGGCATGGGGGGCGCCGCCGCGGGCGAGGTCGCGAGCCAACTCGCCGTCGACATCATTTACGAGAAGCTGACCCAGGGCGACGCGCCGCTGGATCGCGACGACCTCGCGCGCCGGCTGGTGCAATCGGTCGAAGACGCCGGCATGCGCATATTCAACGAAGCGCGCGCCGATCGGACCCGTCGCGGCATGGGCACGACGTCCACAGTGGCGGCCTTGCTCGATGACCGCCTGTTCGTCGCTCAGGTCGGCGACAGCCGCGCCTACATTCTGAGGAACGGCCAGCTGGCGCAGGTCACCCGGGATCAGTCCCTGGTAAACCAGCTGATCGAGGCTGGGCAGCTGACCGAGGAAGAGGCCGAGACCTTCGAGCACAACAACATCATCCTGCAGGCCCTGGGCACCGCAGACACCGTCCAGGTGGACCTCACGTACGTCGACCTGTGCAAGAACGACACGCTGCTGCTCTGCTCCGACGGGCTCTCGGGCATGATCCGCGCGGACGAGATCCGAGAGATCTTGCACACGGTTCCGGACCCGCTCGAGGCGTGCAAGGTGCTCACCGAGCGAGCCAATCTGGCGGGAGGGCACGACAACATCACCGTGATCGTCGCGCGCTTCGACGGCGACACGTTGCACGCCGCCAAACCCGAGAACATCGTCAAGTACACGAAGTACGCGCTGCCGGACTCCACTGCGGAGCCCGGCGCGCGCGCGTCGATCAAATCCGTCGAGGACATCGCGGTGGCGCCGCTCTCGGACGAAGCTCAGCGTGAGTCACGCCAGCTCAAGGTCGGGCACACACTGGTTGGCATGACCACCGCAGCGCTGGAGGCCGAGGCCGCCGCCGCGCGCGACGCGGCCCCCGCCGCGGCCCCTCGCCACCCATCCAATCCCCCACCGCAGTTCAACCTGGACGACGAACCAGTCCTGATCCCCACGACCGGCCTGCCGCCTTCGGCGGTCGGTGCGATCGTGGTGGGCGCACTGGTCGCCGTGTCGGTGATCGGCTTCCTCCTGCTCCGCTGA
- a CDS encoding FHA domain-containing protein, with amino-acid sequence MPVAEPPRPDGVRARPAAPDFDFGPRGDAHGDARCGRCNAANPAGSRFCAECGGNLDPPPDQSPMEVVSRGAQPMYGAPVVGLSAGATPQPAPVVCPRCRGSNGAHMTYCQYCGGRLLEGGPMREPPATSPETPVSQRMPPSRPPPPPVRREGPGAAGVGEPPWAAPAAAAPARLIVVAQDGSPGRDYPLGPTQTDIGRTEGTILLPNDPYVSPRHARISRRDGRFRIRDLGSTNGVFVRLRAPAKLHSGDLVLIGLEVLRFELVNAAEKGLGPAEDGDTQVFGSPMLPRYARLCQRTVEGVTRDVYYIAKDELVVGREAGDVVFTTDPFMSRRHAAFTRERDGSFTLKDLGSSNGTYLAIRDEVALTDGDHVRVGQHLFRLESRGQS; translated from the coding sequence GTGCCTGTTGCGGAACCGCCGCGACCGGACGGTGTGCGTGCCCGACCCGCCGCGCCCGACTTCGATTTCGGTCCGCGCGGTGACGCGCACGGAGACGCCCGCTGCGGACGCTGCAACGCCGCCAATCCAGCCGGTTCGCGCTTCTGCGCCGAGTGCGGCGGAAACCTGGATCCGCCGCCAGACCAGAGCCCGATGGAGGTCGTGAGCAGAGGAGCGCAACCGATGTACGGCGCACCGGTCGTGGGCCTCTCGGCGGGCGCGACCCCGCAGCCAGCGCCCGTGGTCTGCCCGCGCTGCCGTGGCAGCAACGGGGCTCACATGACGTACTGCCAGTACTGTGGCGGGCGCCTGCTCGAAGGCGGTCCGATGCGCGAGCCTCCGGCCACCAGCCCCGAGACGCCGGTGAGCCAGCGAATGCCGCCGTCTCGTCCCCCGCCCCCTCCCGTCCGTCGGGAGGGCCCGGGCGCGGCCGGCGTCGGCGAACCGCCCTGGGCGGCACCCGCGGCAGCCGCCCCCGCACGCCTGATCGTCGTGGCCCAGGATGGCAGCCCGGGCCGGGACTACCCGCTGGGACCGACGCAGACCGACATCGGCCGGACGGAAGGCACGATATTGCTGCCCAACGATCCCTACGTGTCCCCGCGGCACGCGAGGATTTCCCGCAGAGATGGCCGCTTTCGCATCCGCGACCTGGGCAGCACCAACGGGGTCTTCGTCCGGCTCCGGGCACCCGCAAAGTTGCATTCTGGGGACTTGGTGTTGATCGGCCTTGAGGTGTTAAGGTTCGAGCTGGTGAACGCCGCTGAGAAAGGCCTGGGCCCTGCCGAGGACGGGGACACGCAGGTTTTCGGATCTCCGATGCTGCCCAGATATGCCCGGCTCTGCCAGCGAACCGTCGAGGGTGTGACGCGTGATGTCTACTACATCGCAAAGGACGAGCTCGTTGTCGGGCGCGAGGCGGGCGACGTAGTGTTCACCACGGACCCGTTCATGAGTCGCCGACACGCCGCCTTCACGCGCGAACGCGACGGCTCGTTCACTTTGAAAGACTTGGGCTCTTCCAACGGAACCTACTTGGCGATACGAGACGAAGTGGCGCTGACGGACGGCGATCACGTCCGAGTCGGCCAGCACCTTTTCCGGCTGGAGAGCCGCGGCCAGAGCTGA